AGGCAAAACCGTTTCTCATTCTGTTTCTTTTGCTCCTCTTTGCTTTGGTCTCTTGATTGTGGGGTTTGTTTACTAAATACAGTGACGACTGTCGAGAGTGGGACAAGGGCTCTTCAGTACCTTGGCCTAGATGGAGACAATGGATCTTCTGCTCTTAAGGTACTGTTCCTTTCTTCAAAGCCTTCttgcgaaaaaaaaaaaaaaattttgaaaacttgACTTGTTTTCTCTTCTGGTTTGGCTCCCAAGAAACCTAAGATTTGTTGTCAGTTTCTCGAACATTAGACTTTGTGTATCATCAAGATTTGCTTTTGATGCGGTCTATATGAAAAGTTGTGctaaattttgataaaacagGATTTGAAGGTGAACTTGATAGTGACAGATTACTCTATGCCAGGACTAACAGGATATGAACTACTCAAGAAGATCAAAGTCAGTTTACCtttcttttttatatagaaCTTTTcatttatgagttttttgtttttgtttttgaatgaaGCTTAGTTACACAGAAACAAagttgtttaattttattaccaGGAGTCATCTGCATTTAGGGAGATACCAGTAGTCATAATGTCCTCTGAGAATATACAACCTCGTATTGAACAGTAAGTGATTGTTATTAGTATCGTTCAAACTGAAACAATTAATCTCAACTATTATGTAATctgattttgggtatttttttttgtagatgtaTGACAGAGGGAGCAGAGGATTTCCTGCTAAAACCGGTGAAGTTAGCAGACGTGAAGCGGTTAACAGAACTTATAATGAGAAGTGGTGAACctcaagaagaagataaagccAAACACTCTTATCCTAACAGAATCCTACAAAACAACACtgattcatcatcatcgtcTCATGATTATGTTTCCTCTGTGGATGATGACACTCCATCTTCCAAGCGAATGAAACTAGAATCTTAGGGCTCATGATTGAGCAGCTTTGAGTATTTTCTCCCActcctttcttttgttttcagtaATACACTACAATTAGCCAAGATGTTGTTATGTTTTGATATATGCAAGTTTTTAGATCCTGATTCTCTCATCTTATGACtgtttttctaaaaacaaaagtatacgtgtaaattaaaaaaaagtaaacgtCGAACTATATGTACATGATCTTCAATGCCATGCACGATTTCACTTGTGTTTCATAAGAAGAAAGATGCAGTACAAAGGGTGAGCTCATCCCATGGCCGTGCCTGAGAATTTTAGGCCCTAAAGCCCAATTATTAATTTGGCCCCCCCAAAACTATGagaatttaaaatgtttaggtGAAGAATCGAACTGGGCACCTTATATACTTCTAATAAGTACATTACCAACCTAGCCACTTAGTTATTTCTGTTAGGATTCGGCccctaatatttatataatttttcaagGCCCCAAGCATATGCTTGATTGGCTTTTACTCAGGCACGGCCCTGGCTCATCCTCAAGTAAAGCCGCCACAGTCACtaagataaaaacaaatatatcccCATATTAAGAAACCTTTCACTTTAAAACAATTTGTGTAAGACCATGATTATTGGAGGTTCTTAGGGTGGGGTTcttaacaaaatataagaatctgtctcttaacttttaactaaaaaagttaagaaccggttcttatattccgctaagaactccactctaagaacccccgacggattcttatattccgctaagaattccactctaagaacccccaataatcatgctcaaCAGAGCGGTGGATTCAGAACATTGTGCTCAGATCTTTTGGCTAAGCTACTCAACTGGTTTCACTTACTAAGTTTTTGCTACAATTAAGTTTATGTATTTGGCTAAGTTTTTGAGAATAGGACTAAGTGGGTTTCTAGagtttcatcatcatcttttttttaatccttCCACGTTGGAAGGTTGTTGTAATACTGTCTAGACACTCGTGTGGATCTATcaaaacttattattatatttactttatatagTAAGATATATCTGAGGAGGATGTTGTAGTATTGGTAGAATAATGTCATTTATCTTTTATGATTAGGTACAAAACCTGTTTTGCAAGCAACCGTCTTCCAATCACAGAACATAATTCCCATTGAttaatcaaccaatcaaacaaCATCATATAGATATgtagatgtcatgtgtgtgttgGCATGTTCTTTGTTTCGGTCGTGCAAGGTGGTATTCAGTTTAAGCGTCAACGACAAAGTTCTCCTCACGTCT
This Brassica napus cultivar Da-Ae chromosome C6, Da-Ae, whole genome shotgun sequence DNA region includes the following protein-coding sequences:
- the LOC106385213 gene encoding two-component response regulator ARR15; the protein is MTVKTEDTTMLRYLTRHKHIIDRYRFDFLSKRSDPPDSLLCVYITPPSLLFSLSYLCNSSSSLTLMFVSFLDVIYLTSLFFILLSVSQERTMAVGDLSSSSSSSSSQELHVLAVDDSFVDRKVIERLLRISACKVTTVESGTRALQYLGLDGDNGSSALKDLKVNLIVTDYSMPGLTGYELLKKIKESSAFREIPVVIMSSENIQPRIEQCMTEGAEDFLLKPVKLADVKRLTELIMRSGEPQEEDKAKHSYPNRILQNNTDSSSSSHDYVSSVDDDTPSSKRMKLES